The Astyanax mexicanus isolate ESR-SI-001 chromosome 20, AstMex3_surface, whole genome shotgun sequence genome contains a region encoding:
- the rsf1b.1 gene encoding remodeling and spacing factor 1 isoform X3, protein MAASAAAAGSSPGLCPSFAVICSFLERYGAQLDLPELTFPQLERYLEETTAVPKLLVDLHVKLLRKIGKSVSADRWEKYLVRICQEFNTTWAWELEKKGYLEMTVECKTGILKYLCECQFDDNVKFKTAINEEDPDKMRLQPIGRDKDGLMYWFQLDQDHNVRVYVEEQDDLDGSSWKCIVRNRDDLAQILGLLKTQIDPALLVKKDQEEGSSSNSPNPEDEENKKKDDGEVKEENDLEVEKSKDACPVSPKTEKEGQPSEKADLKQETTENNEALKDKTDVKEENKNQSDKPVEKDGIIIRTIKEEPMEEDPKTLAESPPEKSCGAPSEPAEDLQKKPSEEVQRAIKNDQQAKIPLKKRGMKRSEDFETTNCGSGSSSIIVRNPAVAVIKETQAANEENAVNGDKLNGDISSEIKKISEIKQKETVQPEKSKDQHKEPSVKEAKNQHSETEEIKKTEEPSKDKEKKQKEESVKKDETQTSVEEPMEVDKPDGTTAMKADQETQPKQQEAAAEKTSKHEEPSQTPTDVEKTSQTTEKNSQPSSTDVAAESSDSSPKIKPEESSKMDTTDQSEPEKIIPVTSNKSPKELEPCLKKVEDTKDVKDQEMKDLSDDVNKTNTPELKEKADSSKELSTLPASMETETTPTSLEKSQASPKTDSSTQEESVKPVAVKETSSDNASVQDHQKSKPDELPEENKLPAIKESQESDALKKETKAVSECTDISEKEKPPSPKQKDETSTLESSEKASSSDDGKIKCTQSETSKSDQDSKETGSTPTGKESPALPDVQKKAEDFPSPQEKSKVENENKQMEVTSEDSKKNVDQVSKGSEEVPGQKIQKVPEIQQEKKDEGKDSVPQTETCKKQDEQDKCPEAKEMSLKEQDKSPESKDKSQKEQDKEKSLEGQAKSLKKQDKDKSPKEQDKDKSVKDQDKDKSQKEQEKDESPKEQQKDESPKEQEKDKSQKEQEKEKSLKEQDKDKSLKDQVKDKSLKEQEKDKSLKEQEKDKSQKEQEKDKSLLKEQDKDKSSTEQDKSQKEQEKDKSPKEQDKDKSSEGQVKSLKEQAKDKSVKDQDEDKSPTEQDKEKSLDEEKPQKKSKSCKDKTKIDESSVEEKKDEGIEKSSSEETGEKVSEEKKTETGKKGVKANKEKPSEEPQEGIRIKLKVPVSRRKADLLRDEGKGDSESEASEGRCLRRSPRICRPSAKVVEIQDRKVEKKQATSLTEKDKDESDEKEEEEITVQKKPRERKVDPEAQNKPKGRRRKRTCWSNTRTRRKKKGSEDEDDESSSEEEETEEDDSDEDFKVVKSRKRRRNCDRVKNSDSSTSCSEEELPNDDPCKHCGLPNHPELILLCDSCDNGYHTACLRPPLMIIPDGEWFCPPCQHKLLCDKLEEQLVNIDAALKKKERAERRKERLVYVGISVENIITPSVEPEEEKEEEDKVKEKKEVKKVKSWGRRSTRAKKYISYRFDEFDEAIEEAIEEDIKEAEGGGAGRGKDMANITGHRGKDMSTILQEEGKENGRPQRTSTVQRRKKRRRLNDLDSDSTVEEEESEDEFRLSESSEEEFVASGNAESEAEGQSFDDSDFGSDGCGPAKRMSSRRTAARRRSTRTRRRRRPRGSSDDEELEDTEEEEDEIVTEGSSDYSENDLDMRRRRSHRSRKQQVNYRETSDSDGSQTSKNKDKQKSRRRLSSSESEASFNSADSEEDARKSKKRKADSSEEDSRKRRRPQTLKRRRESEEDDDDDDDDDDSDESEEEDRPVRKRVNRIDSDDSEEEEKEEKKEEKESKEEKKTTTTTTTSTPNAAEKDKDAEKETEAEDVLGKGVGTLDYNLEELPATNGQSPMKSLEGLVPRPAAGTGNPALVGNVGLKNSSAPPPVAMAANGLAPQEMAPQDEEEDDLLGVTDLVDYVCNSEQLKDD, encoded by the exons ATGGCTGCCTCGGCGGCGGCGGCGGGTTCTTCCCCCGGGTTGTGCCCCAGCTTCGCCGTGATCTGCTCCTTTTTAGAGCGCTACGGAGCTCAGCTGGATCTACCGGAGCTTACATTCCCACAGCTGGAGCGCTATCTGGAGGAAACGACGGCAG TTCCGAAGCTCTTGGTGGACCTCCATGTAAAGTTATTGAGGAAGATCGGAAAGTCTGTTTCTGCCGACAGGTGGGAGAAGTACCTCGTTAGG ATATGTCAGGAGTTCAACACCACCTGGGCATGGGAGCTGGAGAAGAAGGGCTATCTGGAGATGACCGTGGAGTGCAAGACAGGAATTCTCAAG tatttaTGCGAATGCCAGTTTGACGACAATGTCAAATTCAAGACTGCCATCAATGAAGAAGACCCAGATAAAATGCGCCTGCAGCCCATCGGCAGGGACAAAGATGGGCTCATGTATTGGTTCCAGCTTGACCAGGATCACAATGTGAGGGTCTATGTGGAGGAGCAGGATGATCTCGATGGCTCATCTTGGAAATGCATTGTTAG AAATCGAGATGATTTGGCGCAGATCCTTGGACTATTAAAGACTCAGATTGATCCTGCACTTTTAGTCAAGAAGGACCAGGAGGAGGGGTCATCTAGTAACAGCCCAAACCCAGAGGATGAAGAGAACAAGAAGAAAGATGATG GAGAGGTCAAGGAAGAAAATGATTTGGAAGTAGAAAAGTCAAAAGATGCATGTCCTGTCTCTCCCAAGACTGAGAAAGAAGGCCAACCCTCAGAAAAAGCTGATTTAAAACAAGAAACTACAGAGAACAATGAAGCATTAAAAGATAAAACGGACgtaaaagaagaaaataagaatCAATCTGACAAGCCAGTGGAAAAAGATGGAATCATTATTCGAACGATCAAAGAGGAGCCCATGGAGGAAGATCCCAAAACCTTAGCAGAGTCACCACCAGAAAAAAGCTGCGGTGCTCCTTCAGAACCAGCAGAGGATTTGCAGAAAAAGCCTTCAGAGGAGGTACAGAGAGCAATTAAAAATGACCAGCAAGCTAAAATACCCTTGAAAAAGAGAGGGATGAAACGGAGCGAGGATTTTGAGACCACCAACTGTGGAagtggcagcagcagcatcattgTGCGTAATCCAGCAGTCGCTGTAATAAAAGAAACCCAGGCAGCCAATGAGGAGAATGCAGTAAACGGTGACAAGCTGAATGGAGATATCTCCTCTGAAATTAAGAAAATCtcagaaataaagcaaaaagAAACAGTGCAACCTGAAAAGTCTAAAGATCAGCACAAAGAACCCAGTGTGAAGGAAGCAAAAAATCAACATTCAGaaacagaagaaataaaaaaaacagaggaaccaagtaaagacaaagaaaagaaacagaaagaagagTCTGTGAAGAAGGATGAGACCCAAACTAGTGTAGAAGAACCTATGGAAGTTGATAAACCTGATGGTACCACAGCCATGAAAGCTGATCAGGAAACACAACCAAAACAACAAGAAGCTGCTGCTGAGAAGACATCCAAACATGAAGAACCTTCGCAAACTCCAACAGATGTGGAAAAGACTTCTCAAACAACTGAAAAAAACTCTCAGCCATCTAGTACAGATGTTGCAGCAGAATCTTCAGACTCTTCTCCGAAGATAAAACCTGAAGAATCCAGTAAAATGGACACCACAGACCAATCTGAACCTGAAAAAATTATACCGGTTACTTCAAACAAGAGTCCTAAAGAATTGGAACCATGCCTTAAAAAAGTAGAAGACACAAAAGATGTAAAAGACCAAGAAATGAAAGATCTGTCTGATGACGTCAATAAAACAAATACTCCAGAGTTAAAAGAGAAAGCCGATTCTTCTAAAGAGCTGAGCACATTGCCTGCTTCTATGGAGACTGAGACAACACCTACATCTTTGGAAAAGTCCCAAGCCTCTCCAAAGACGGATAGTTCTACTCAAGAAGAGAGTGTAAAACCTGTTGCTGTTAAAGAGACTAGCTCTGACAATGCCTCAGTACAAGATCACCAAAAGTCTAAACCAGACGAGCTTCCTGAGGAGAATAAACTCCCCGCCATTAAGGAAAGTCAAGAatctgatgctttaaaaaaagagacaaaagcaGTGTCTGAATGTACAGACATTTCAGAGAAGGAGAAACCACCTTCTCCAAAACAAAAGGATGAAACGTCTACATTGGAATCCTCTGAAAAAGCATCATCCAGTGATGATGGAAAAATTAAGTGTACACAGAGTGAGACTTCTAAATCAGATCAAGACTCCAAAGAAACTGGATCAACACCTACAGGGAAGGAATCACCAGCCCTACCGGATGTCCAGAAAAAGGCAGAGGATTTTCCCTCACCTCAAGAAAAATCTAAAGTAGAGAATGAGAATAAGCAAATGGAAGTTACTTCAGAGGACTCCAAAAAGAACGTTGATCAAGTGTCCAAAGGTAGTGAAGAGGTCCCAGGACAGAAGATCCAGAAAGTTCCAGAAATCCAGCAGGAAAAGAAAGACGAAGGAAAAGATTCTGTACCTCAGACTGAGACTTGCAAGAAGCAGGATGAGCAGGACAAGTGTCCAGAGGCGAAGGAAATGTCTCTGAAAGAGCAAGACAAATCTCCTGAGAGTAAGGACAAATCTCAGAAAGAGCAGGACAAGGAGAAGTCTCTGGAGGGGCAAGCAAAGTCTCTAAAAAAGCAGGACAAAGACAAGTCCCCTAAAGAGCAAGACAAGGATAAGTCTGTGAAAGATCAGGACAAAGACAAATCTCAAAAAGAGCAGGAGAAGGACGAATCTCCAAAAGAGCAGCAGAAGGACGAATCTCCAAAGGAGCAGGAGAAGGACAAATCACAAAAAGAGCAGGAGAAAGAAAAGTCT TTGAAAGAGCAGGACAAGGACAAGTCTTTGAAAGACCAGGTCAAGGACAAGTCTTTGAAAGAGCAGGAGAAGGACAAATCTTTGAAAGAGCAGGAGAAGGACAAGTCTCAAAAAGAGCAGGAGAAGGACAAGTCTTTGTTGAAAGAGCAGGACAAGGACAAGTCTTCGACAGAGCAGGACAAATCTCAGAAAGAGCAGGAGAAGGACAAGTCTCCAAAAGAGCAGGACAAGGACAAGTCTTCAGAGGGGCAAGTCAAGTCTCTAAAAGAGCAGGCAAAGGACAAGTCTGTAAAAGACCAGGACGAGGACAAGTCCCCTACAGAACAGGACAAGGAAAAGTCTCTGGATGAAGAAAAGCCTCAAAAGAAAAGCAAGAGTTGTAAGGATAAAACCAAAATCGATGAAAGTTCTGTAGAGGAAAAGAAAGATGAAGGCATTGAGAAAAGTTCTTCTGAAGAGACAGGCGAAAAAGTTTCAgaggagaaaaagacagagacaggCAAAAAGGGGGTGAAGGCAAATAAGGAGAAACCATCTGAAGAACCACAGGAAGGAATTCGCATTAAACTCAAAGTCCCGGTTAGTAGGCGAAAGGCAGATCTGTTAAGAGACGAAGGCAAGGGAGACTCTGAGTCGGAAGCCAGCGAAGGAAGGTGCTTAAGGCGCTCACCAAGGATCTGCAGACCCTCAGCCAAAGTGGTCGAGATCCAAGACCGGAAAGTTGAGAAGAAGCAGGCCACCTCTTTGACAGAGAAGGACAAGGATGAAAGTGAcgaaaaagaggaggaggaaatcACAGTACAGAAGAAACCGAGGGAGAGGAAGGTTGATCCAGAAGCTCAAAATAAACCGAAG GGGCGACGCCGAAAGAGGACCTGCTGGTCCAACACTCGAACGCGGCGCAAAAAGAAGGGCTCAGAAGACGAAGATGACGAGAGTTCAAGTGAGGAAGAGGAAACGGAGGAAGATGACAGTGATGAGGATTTCAAGGTGGTGAAAtccagaaagaggaggaggaactGCGACAGAGTGAAGAACTCTGATTCTTCTACCTCGTGTTCAGAGGAAGAACTTCCGAATGATGACCCCTGCAAACACTGTGGCCTGCCCAACCATCCTGAgctg ATTCTTCTCTGTGATTCGTGTGACAATGGATATCATACAGCTTGTCTCCGGCCTCCTCTTATGATCATCCCAGATGGAGAATGGTTCTGTCCACCCTGCCAACat AAATTGCTTTGTGATAAGCTGGAAGAACAGCTGGTTAATATCGATGCAGCGCTTAAGAAGAAGGAACGGGCGGAGAGAAG GAAAGAGCGCCTGGTTTATGTTGGGATCAGCGTTGAGAACATAATCACACCTTCT GTTGaaccagaagaagaaaaagaagaggaagacaAGGTGAAGGAAAAGAAGGAGGTCAAGAAAGTCAAGTCCTGGGGTCGAAGATCAACACGAGCAAAGAAATATATTAGCTACAG GTTTGATGAGTTTGATGAAGCGATCGAGGAAGCAATTGAAGAAGACATTAAAGAAGCAGAAGGAGGAG GAGCGGGTCGAGGAAAGGACATGGCCAATATCACAGGCCACCGAGGGAAGGACATGTCCACCATCTTACAGGAAGAAGGAAAGGAGAACGGGCGGCCCCAGAGGACCAGCACAGTTCAGCGGAGAAAAAAGCGGCGGCGCCTCAACGACCTGGACAGTGACAGCActgtggaggaagaggagagtGAGGACGAGTTCCGCCTCAGTGAAAG CAGTGAGGAGGAGTTTGTCGCGTCTGGTAACGCAGAGAGCGAAGCAGAGGGCCAGTCGTTTGATGATAGTGACTTTGGCAGTGATGGCTGTGGTCCAGCCAAACGCATGTCGTCCAGGCGAACGGCCGCTAGGCGCCGGAGCACTCGGACTCGCAGGAGACGCAGACCCAGAGGTTCCTCTGACGATGAAGAGCTTGAGGatactgaggaagaggaggatgaaatTG TTACCGAAGGATCAAGTGACTACAGTGAGAATGATCTGGACATGCGCAGACGCCGCTCTCACCGGAGCCGGAAGCAGCAGGTTAATTACCGTGAGACCTCAGACTCTGATGGCTCGCAGACAAGCAAAAACAAAGACAAGCAAAAGAGCCGTAGACGTTTGTCCAGCTCAGAGAGTGAAG CAAGTTTCAACTCTGCGGATTCTGAAGAAGACGCCCGTAAGAGTAAGAAGCGAAAAGCCGACTCGTCTGAAGAGGATTCCCGCAAACGGCGCCGGCCTCAGACACTCAAGCGCAGGAGAGAGTCTGAGGAGGACGACGACGACGACGACGATGATGACGATTCGGACGAATCAGAAGAAGAGGATCGGCCAGTTCGCAAGAGGGTGAACCGCATCGATTCGGATGAcagcgaggaggaggagaaggaagagaagaaagaggagaagGAGAGCAAGGAGGAGAAGAAGACGACGACTACCACCACAACCTCCACCCCCAACGCTGCAGAGAAGGACAAGGATGCGGAAAAGGAGACGGAGGCGGAGGATGTCCTGGGAAAGGGCGTTGGCACGCTTGACTACAACCTGGAGGAGCTTCCTGCCACTAACGGACAGAGCCCCATGAAAAGCCTGGAGGGGCTGGTCCCACGACCTGCCGCGGGCACAGGGAACCCTGCTCTCGTGGGTAACGTGGGCTTAAAAAACAGCAGTGCGCCGCCACCTGTAGCCATGGCTGCCAATGGCCTGGCCCCCCAGGAGATGGCGCCACAGGACGAAGAGGAGGATGACCTATTAGGGGTCACAGACCTTGTAGACTATGTCTGCAACAGTGAACAGTT GAAAGACGATTGA